One Amycolatopsis thermophila DNA segment encodes these proteins:
- a CDS encoding YbaB/EbfC family nucleoid-associated protein encodes MVQPGGGMPDMQAILQQAQQMQQQLVAAQEELARTEVTGTSGGGLVTATVTGGMELKDLKIDPKVVDPDDTETLADLVVAAVRDAMSSAQKLTEEKLGPVAGALGGGGGGMPDLGGLGLPGLK; translated from the coding sequence ATGGTGCAACCCGGCGGTGGAATGCCCGACATGCAGGCCATCCTGCAGCAGGCGCAGCAGATGCAGCAGCAGCTCGTCGCCGCGCAGGAGGAGCTCGCCCGCACCGAGGTGACCGGCACGTCCGGCGGTGGTCTGGTCACCGCGACCGTCACCGGCGGCATGGAGCTCAAGGACCTCAAGATCGACCCGAAGGTGGTCGACCCCGATGACACCGAGACGCTGGCCGACCTGGTGGTGGCCGCGGTGCGGGACGCGATGAGCAGCGCCCAGAAGCTCACCGAGGAGAAGCTCGGCCCGGTGGCGGGCGCCCTCGGCGGTGGTGGCGGCGGCATGCCCGACCTCGGCGGACTCGGTCTGCCCGGCCTGAAGTAG
- the recR gene encoding recombination mediator RecR codes for MYEGVVQDLIDELGHLPGIGPKSAQRIAFHLLAADPADIARLQDVLGKVREGVQFCEICGNVSEQQQCRICRDARRDTSLICVVEEPKDVLAVERTREFKGRYHVLGGALDPLSGIGPDQLRIRELLARLGAEQVTEVIIATDPNTEGEATATYLVRMLRDFPGLTVTRLASGLPMGGDLEFADELTLGRALSGRRAL; via the coding sequence TTGTACGAAGGGGTAGTCCAGGACCTGATCGACGAGCTGGGGCACCTGCCCGGCATCGGCCCGAAGAGCGCGCAGCGGATCGCGTTCCACCTGCTCGCCGCCGACCCGGCCGACATCGCCCGGCTGCAGGACGTCCTCGGCAAGGTCCGGGAGGGCGTGCAGTTCTGCGAGATCTGCGGCAACGTCTCCGAACAGCAGCAGTGCCGCATCTGCCGGGACGCCCGGCGCGACACGTCGCTGATCTGCGTGGTCGAGGAACCGAAGGACGTGCTCGCGGTCGAGCGCACCCGGGAGTTCAAGGGCCGCTACCACGTGCTGGGCGGCGCGCTCGACCCGCTGTCCGGCATCGGTCCGGACCAGTTGCGCATCCGGGAGCTGCTGGCGCGGCTCGGCGCGGAACAGGTCACCGAGGTGATCATCGCGACCGACCCGAACACCGAGGGCGAGGCGACCGCCACCTACCTGGTGCGGATGCTGCGCGACTTCCCCGGCCTGACCGTGACGCGCCTGGCGTCCGGTCTGCCGATGGGCGGTGACCTCGAGTTCGCCGACGAGCTCACCCTCGGCCGCGCCCTGTCCGGCCGCCGCGCCCTGTGA
- a CDS encoding uridine kinase family protein encodes MAGDVLAGPPRCGRVRLVAVDGPSGAGKSTFAARLVEAFVRLGTSTALVSTDHYATWADPVAWWPRLVAEVLDPLAAGRPASYRPLDWTTGEPRPGALRTVEPADVLVLEGVSAGRSSVRPRLSALCWVEGPGPAERLERAVLRDGPGTRRHFEAWQDFERGWFEVDRTREYVHPNGLILSSELTQREREK; translated from the coding sequence CTGGCCGGCGACGTACTGGCCGGCCCGCCCCGGTGCGGGCGGGTCCGGCTGGTCGCCGTCGACGGCCCGTCCGGCGCGGGCAAGTCCACCTTCGCCGCGCGGCTCGTCGAAGCGTTCGTCCGGCTCGGCACCAGCACCGCGCTCGTCTCCACCGACCACTACGCCACCTGGGCCGACCCGGTCGCGTGGTGGCCGCGGCTCGTCGCGGAGGTGCTCGACCCCCTCGCCGCCGGACGCCCCGCCTCCTACCGCCCCCTGGACTGGACCACCGGCGAGCCGCGGCCTGGAGCCCTCCGGACCGTCGAGCCGGCCGACGTCCTCGTGCTGGAAGGGGTTTCCGCCGGCCGGTCGTCCGTCCGCCCGCGACTGTCCGCGTTGTGCTGGGTCGAGGGTCCTGGCCCCGCCGAGCGGCTCGAACGGGCAGTGTTGCGTGACGGTCCGGGCACTCGTCGCCACTTCGAAGCGTGGCAGGATTTCGAGCGCGGATGGTTCGAAGTTGACCGTACTCGCGAGTACGTGCACCCGAACGGCCTAATACTTTCGTCTGAACTCACGCAACGTGAGCGCGAAAAGTAA
- a CDS encoding ABC transporter substrate-binding protein has translation MLPTRAVGLRRIALIGLAGALAVTTAACASERGSGGSASDTFIFGAAGAPKNFDPIFNDDGESFRPARQMFDTLVTYKPGTTELQGALATAWTPSDGNKTWTFTLRQGVKFHDGTPFNAAAVCFNFDRWYNMKGAAAQSQMIYYGDVFEGFAKNEGDISGEPVYKSCEAKDDHTAVLNLNKAKGAFPDAFGLTSLSMSSPDALKKWDADTVTQSGEAFSYPPYATDHPTGTGPYKFDSFDKANNTITLVRNEDYWGEKAKTAKLIFKIIPDENARKQELAAGTIDGYDFPSPADYNSLKDAGNQVLIRPAFNILYLGINQKNNPKLQDVRVRQAIEYAINKDQLVKNRLPQGAYAQDQFLPNNVPGYTNAVAKYSYNPDTAKQLLAQAGASDLTLNFYVPTEVTRPYMPNPVDIAAAITDDLKAVGIKVNVVQEPWNGGYKDSVQKAGKQDLHLLGWTGDYADAGNFIGTFFGRPKAEFGFDNPQIFNALSTADAQTTPDAKKAAYENASVLISQYVPAVPLSSSPPGIVVRSDVQGLIPTPLTDERFYTVTKGSKG, from the coding sequence ATGCTCCCAACGCGGGCAGTTGGGTTGCGCCGCATCGCCCTGATCGGGCTTGCCGGCGCCCTCGCGGTCACGACGGCCGCTTGCGCTTCCGAGCGCGGCTCGGGCGGCAGCGCCAGCGACACCTTCATCTTCGGCGCCGCAGGCGCCCCCAAGAACTTCGATCCGATCTTTAACGACGACGGCGAGAGTTTCCGCCCCGCCCGCCAGATGTTCGACACGCTCGTCACCTACAAGCCGGGCACCACCGAGCTGCAAGGCGCGCTGGCCACCGCGTGGACGCCGAGCGACGGCAACAAGACCTGGACGTTCACGCTGCGGCAGGGCGTCAAGTTCCACGACGGCACCCCCTTCAACGCCGCGGCGGTCTGTTTCAACTTCGACCGCTGGTACAACATGAAGGGCGCCGCCGCCCAGAGCCAGATGATCTACTACGGCGACGTCTTCGAGGGCTTCGCGAAGAACGAGGGCGACATCAGCGGCGAGCCGGTCTACAAGTCGTGCGAGGCGAAGGACGACCACACCGCGGTCCTCAACCTGAACAAGGCCAAGGGCGCCTTCCCGGACGCGTTCGGCCTGACCTCGCTGTCCATGTCGAGCCCGGACGCGTTGAAGAAGTGGGACGCCGACACCGTGACGCAGAGCGGTGAGGCGTTCAGCTACCCGCCCTACGCCACGGACCACCCGACGGGCACCGGACCGTACAAGTTCGACAGCTTCGACAAGGCCAACAACACGATCACCCTGGTCCGCAACGAGGACTACTGGGGCGAGAAGGCCAAGACCGCCAAGCTGATCTTCAAGATCATCCCGGACGAGAACGCCCGCAAGCAGGAGCTCGCCGCCGGCACCATCGACGGCTACGACTTCCCGAGCCCGGCGGACTACAACTCGCTCAAGGACGCCGGCAACCAGGTCCTGATCCGGCCCGCGTTCAACATCCTGTACCTGGGCATCAACCAGAAGAACAACCCGAAGCTGCAGGACGTGCGGGTCCGCCAGGCGATCGAGTACGCGATCAACAAGGACCAGCTGGTCAAGAACCGGCTGCCGCAGGGCGCCTACGCGCAGGACCAGTTCCTGCCGAACAACGTGCCGGGCTACACCAACGCGGTGGCGAAGTACAGCTACAACCCGGACACCGCCAAGCAGCTGCTGGCCCAGGCGGGCGCGTCGGACCTGACGCTGAACTTCTACGTGCCGACCGAGGTCACCCGGCCCTACATGCCGAACCCGGTGGACATCGCCGCCGCGATCACCGACGACCTCAAGGCGGTCGGCATCAAGGTCAACGTGGTCCAGGAGCCGTGGAACGGCGGGTACAAGGACTCCGTGCAGAAGGCGGGCAAGCAGGACCTGCACCTGCTGGGCTGGACCGGTGACTACGCCGACGCGGGCAACTTCATCGGCACGTTCTTCGGGCGCCCGAAGGCCGAATTCGGCTTCGACAACCCGCAGATCTTCAACGCACTGTCCACTGCGGACGCGCAGACGACCCCGGACGCCAAGAAGGCGGCCTACGAGAACGCCAGTGTGCTGATCTCGCAGTACGTCCCGGCGGTTCCGTTGTCGTCGTCGCCCCCGGGGATCGTGGTGCGGTCGGACGTGCAGGGCCTGATCCCGACGCCGCTGACCGACGAGCGCTTCTACACGGTCAC